In Deltaproteobacteria bacterium, one DNA window encodes the following:
- a CDS encoding CoA transferase codes for MHITGGNLDGFRILDLTSEAGFLAGKLLGELGADVIKIEAPGGDAARRRGPFVGGRDDGERSVLWLALNTSKRGITLDLDCARGREIFLVLCEQADAVIESAGPADPTSLAARGLSHETLRARNPRLVVCSISPFGQSGPYSAYRGSDLIAVATGGNMYPTGNPERAPVRCSLPVSHYHGGIEAAVGVAFALYERELSGEGQFVDVSLQEVMLIPNMTSPTQFPLTGFKGGRVGGGFRGNKAFFHELWPCQDGYVSFALRGGPARIPGIIALVKYMDECGMATAALTDRDWAKYNHNLITQPEVDAIEAALGAFFRSKTMRALFEAACERNLMLAPAYTAREIAASRQLAAREFFVDLDHPELGATIKFPGAFAKSNLTPVGIRRRAPRLGEHNAEVYRALGLDADALAAERVI; via the coding sequence ATGCACATCACCGGCGGCAATCTCGACGGCTTTCGGATTCTCGACCTCACCAGCGAAGCGGGATTCCTCGCCGGTAAGCTGCTCGGCGAGCTGGGCGCAGACGTGATCAAGATCGAAGCGCCGGGCGGTGACGCCGCGCGGCGACGCGGGCCGTTCGTCGGGGGTCGCGACGATGGCGAGCGTTCGGTGCTGTGGCTCGCGCTCAACACCAGCAAGCGCGGGATCACGCTCGACCTCGATTGTGCGCGCGGCCGCGAGATTTTTCTCGTACTCTGCGAGCAGGCCGACGCGGTGATCGAGTCGGCCGGTCCTGCCGATCCAACCTCGCTCGCCGCGCGTGGCCTCAGCCATGAGACGCTGCGCGCGCGGAATCCACGGCTGGTCGTGTGCAGTATCAGTCCATTCGGGCAGAGTGGTCCCTACAGCGCGTATCGCGGCTCTGATTTGATCGCGGTGGCCACCGGCGGCAACATGTATCCCACCGGCAATCCCGAGCGTGCGCCGGTGCGCTGCTCGCTGCCGGTGTCGCACTACCACGGCGGTATCGAAGCCGCGGTCGGCGTTGCGTTCGCGCTCTACGAACGCGAGTTGAGCGGCGAGGGGCAATTCGTCGACGTGTCGCTGCAAGAGGTGATGTTGATCCCGAACATGACCAGCCCGACGCAGTTCCCGCTCACCGGCTTCAAGGGCGGCCGCGTCGGCGGCGGCTTTCGCGGCAACAAAGCGTTCTTCCACGAACTGTGGCCGTGTCAGGACGGCTACGTGTCGTTCGCACTGCGCGGCGGCCCGGCTCGCATTCCGGGCATCATCGCGCTGGTGAAGTACATGGATGAATGCGGCATGGCGACGGCGGCGCTCACGGATCGCGATTGGGCGAAGTACAACCACAACCTCATCACGCAACCAGAAGTCGACGCAATTGAAGCGGCGTTGGGCGCGTTCTTCCGCTCCAAGACGATGCGGGCGCTCTTCGAGGCCGCGTGCGAACGCAACCTCATGCTCGCGCCCGCGTACACTGCACGCGAGATCGCAGCGTCGCGCCAGCTGGCGGCGCGCGAATTCTTCGTCGACCTCGACCACCCGGAACTTGGCGCGACGATCAAGTTTCCGGGGGCATTTGCGAAATCGAATCTGACGCCGGTCGGCATTCGCCGCCGCGCGCCGCGTTTGGGCGAGCACAACGCCGAGGTCTACCGCGCACTCGGCCTGGATGCCGACGCGTTGGCCGCCGAGCGAGTGATTTGA
- a CDS encoding TIGR03619 family F420-dependent LLM class oxidoreductase, producing the protein MTIPFGLGLPIVQQVPMRAQPWEASASSADLVRIAEGADRLGFAHISCSDHVLVPRSRVDAMGAPWYDAAVTLAFLAGVTTRVRLLSHVVVLPYRHPLIVAKAFGTLDHLSNGRVILGVGSGHLKPEFKILGAPYEQRGKISDEYLQAIGAAWEQDVAHFNGATLSFADVMIAPRPTQRPRPPIWVGGNAPAVVRRAARYADGWIPWQLGPDEFAKSVAYARDVAAKAGRTTAIEFVAPLTIAVTETVDSACGVIEAWREAGATSFHIGLANRSLEELLERMQWFASNVIPRYA; encoded by the coding sequence GTGACAATCCCGTTTGGTCTCGGGCTACCGATCGTGCAGCAAGTGCCGATGCGGGCGCAGCCGTGGGAAGCATCGGCGAGCAGCGCTGATCTGGTGCGCATCGCGGAAGGGGCCGACCGCCTCGGCTTCGCGCACATCTCGTGCTCGGATCACGTCCTGGTTCCGCGCTCGCGCGTCGATGCGATGGGCGCACCGTGGTACGACGCGGCCGTCACGCTCGCCTTCCTTGCTGGCGTCACCACGCGCGTGCGCCTGTTGTCACACGTCGTCGTGCTGCCGTATCGGCATCCACTGATCGTCGCGAAAGCATTCGGCACGCTCGATCATCTATCGAACGGCCGCGTGATCCTCGGTGTCGGCAGCGGCCACCTGAAACCGGAGTTCAAGATTCTCGGCGCGCCGTACGAGCAACGCGGCAAGATCTCCGACGAGTATCTGCAAGCGATCGGGGCGGCGTGGGAGCAGGACGTGGCGCACTTCAACGGCGCGACGTTGAGCTTTGCGGATGTAATGATCGCGCCCCGCCCAACGCAACGCCCGCGGCCACCGATCTGGGTCGGCGGCAACGCACCGGCCGTGGTCCGCCGCGCGGCGCGCTATGCCGATGGCTGGATTCCATGGCAACTCGGCCCCGACGAATTTGCCAAGTCGGTGGCGTATGCGCGCGACGTTGCCGCCAAGGCGGGGCGCACCACCGCGATCGAGTTCGTGGCGCCACTAACGATCGCGGTGACGGAAACAGTCGACAGCGCTTGCGGCGTGATCGAGGCGTGGCGCGAAGCCGGCGCAACGTCGTTCCACATCGGCCTCGCCAATCGCAGCCTCGAAGAGCTGCTCGAACGCATGCAATGGTTCGCGAGTAACGTGATACCGCGGTACGCGTAG